The Armatimonadota bacterium nucleotide sequence AACGACATTATAAGGGCGCAAAATATCTACAAGCCTATCGCACTCGAATTCGCTTGCAAACTCACTTCCATATAGGGGGTGATGAAAGAATAGAAAAACCGGCGTAGTAGGCTTAACCTTCTTGATATCCTCTTTTAGCCAAAGAAGCTGTTCGGTCGTGATGGTCGGACGAGGATCTTGAGGTGTGGAGGTATCCAAACCAATAAAGTGGCAACCGTTAAAATCAAATGAATAGCAATGCGACCCATGCCATCTTCGAAGTGCACGGCGTATACAATACCAAGTACCGTCATGATTGCCAGATTGGTTGTAGACGGGAATTTTTACATTCTTCCAGCAGTTAAGATAAGCATCGAGACCACCTTGGAAAGGACCAAACTCTGTAAGGTCGCCAGTTACTATCACAAAAGACGGCGCAGGCACTGTTACTTTATAAGGCAACAAGTTTATTTCGCCGAGATTTGCAATTTTGCCTATTACCGATTGCGTTGAAGACATACTATCAGGCAGATGTGAGTCGCTACCATGGATAAAAGTAAAATCTGGGATATCTTGTGCCCATCCAAATGAGACAAATAACAGTATGATGGCCAGGCTGGCAAGCAATACTGGCCTTAAAATAAAAGTAGACCGCATCAAAAAACCTCCTGAAAGGGATAATGAGGATTATTCAGAATAGGAGTTCATCATTGCAAGGGGAAAATCCTCCGGAGAATGTTCAATCGAACCCTTAGGCATATGAATGTGTGGTTTATGTAATTTTGTGAGGTTCTATCGTTTGAATTACAAGCCAGCTCAGGCTAAACTGGTTGTAAGCCGCCACTACTTATTGTTGTTAAATTCGAACCTATAGCCAACTCCCCAAACGGTAGCTATCCTACATGAAGAATTATCTCTTTCAATTTTTCGCCTTAGCCGCTTGACATGCTGGTCAACTGTTCGCTCATCGCCAAAAAACTCATCATAATCCCAAACCTGTTTAAGGAGCTGCTCACGAGTGAATACCCTGTCCCGATTGCTTGCCAAATGCCAGAGCAAATCGAATTCTTTTGGAGTTAGGCTTACCTTTTCGTTATTAACCCTTACTTCCCGTGAAAGAAGGTTGATGTAGAAACCGGGGAAGTTTAGAACCTGCTGGTCTTCTTGGCTTGCCGCCTGCTTCGTGCGCCGCGAGACTGCCTTTACTCGGGCGATGAGCTCACGCGGGCTAAACGGCTTTACTACATAGTCATCCGCGCCCATTTCCAACCCAAGTACTCTGTCGAACTCATCACCTTTGCCTGTTAGCATAATAATTGGGACATCAGAG carries:
- a CDS encoding response regulator transcription factor; translation: MAKQKVLVVDDDENTCELVRLQLEMAGFEPVCAYNGKEGLAVAREHRPNLIILDLMLPELDGIEVCREIRRFSDVPIIMLTGKGDEFDRVLGLEMGADDYVVKPFSPRELIARVKAVSRRTKQAASQEDQQVLNFPGFYINLLSREVRVNNEKVSLTPKEFDLLWHLASNRDRVFTREQLLKQVWDYDEFFGDERTVDQHVKRLRRKIERDNSSCRIATVWGVGYRFEFNNNK